The proteins below come from a single Nostoc sp. KVJ3 genomic window:
- the menD gene encoding 2-succinyl-5-enolpyruvyl-6-hydroxy-3-cyclohexene-1-carboxylic-acid synthase translates to MFDLMPIAYRNVNQLWAYILTETLKRLGLTCAIICPGSRSTPLAVAFAQQVPEIEAISILDERSAAFFALGQAQATGRAVVLVCTSGTAGANFYSAVIEASYSHVPLLILTTDRPPELRDCHSGQTVDQLRLYGNYPNWQTELALPSPDMGMLAYLRQTVIQSWERTQTPTKGPVHLNIPFRDPLAPLPDGINLSYLRSQFHPEDFFAGITNNNSFPMPYAPFPIPKEWKECDRGIIIAGVAQPSQPEEYCRAIAHLSQTLKWPVLAEGLSPVRNYAELNPYLISTYDLILRNQQLAKQLAPEMVIQVGEMPTSKELRTWIDATQPRRWVIDKSDQNLDPLHGRTTHLRISVEDIKVEEKNLSFSSDYGKKWCDAEAQVRLAVDQTMGKIDEIIESKAAWLISQILPPGTPLFIANSMPVRDVEYFWKPNNLGVRSHFNRGANGIDGTLSTALGIAHRQQSSVMLTGDLALLHDTNGFLIRNKFVGHLTIVLINNNGGGIFEMLPIAKFDPPFEEFFGTPQDIDFAQLCATYNVQHELITSWQQLQQRLNPLPATGIRVLELRTNRKHDAKWRQDNLRKFATD, encoded by the coding sequence ATGTTTGATTTAATGCCAATCGCCTATAGGAATGTTAATCAACTTTGGGCTTATATTTTAACAGAGACACTAAAGCGATTGGGATTGACTTGTGCCATCATTTGTCCTGGATCGCGCTCTACACCCTTAGCAGTGGCTTTTGCTCAACAAGTACCTGAGATTGAAGCGATTTCCATTCTTGATGAACGCTCTGCCGCCTTTTTCGCCTTGGGACAAGCTCAAGCAACTGGACGCGCTGTGGTGTTAGTTTGCACCTCTGGTACAGCAGGAGCAAATTTTTATTCAGCAGTCATTGAAGCCTCATATAGTCACGTACCACTATTGATATTAACCACCGATAGACCGCCAGAATTGCGAGATTGTCACTCAGGCCAAACTGTAGATCAATTGAGATTATATGGAAACTACCCAAATTGGCAAACAGAGTTAGCCTTACCCTCCCCTGACATGGGAATGCTAGCTTATCTGCGACAAACGGTAATTCAGAGTTGGGAAAGGACGCAAACTCCTACAAAGGGGCCAGTGCATTTGAATATTCCCTTTCGCGATCCTTTAGCGCCTCTTCCTGATGGAATTAACTTGAGTTATTTGCGATCGCAGTTTCACCCAGAAGACTTTTTTGCAGGAATAACAAACAATAACTCATTCCCAATGCCCTATGCCCCATTCCCCATCCCCAAAGAATGGAAAGAATGCGATCGCGGCATTATTATTGCAGGTGTTGCCCAACCATCGCAACCAGAAGAGTATTGTAGAGCGATCGCGCATCTTTCCCAAACTCTCAAATGGCCCGTGCTAGCTGAGGGACTCTCCCCAGTCAGAAATTATGCCGAACTCAACCCTTACTTGATTTCCACCTATGACCTGATTTTGCGAAATCAGCAACTAGCAAAGCAGCTAGCGCCCGAAATGGTGATTCAGGTAGGTGAAATGCCTACGAGTAAAGAACTGCGGACTTGGATAGATGCAACGCAACCGCGACGCTGGGTAATTGACAAGAGCGATCAAAACCTCGATCCTTTGCATGGGAGGACGACGCATTTACGGATATCAGTAGAAGACATAAAGGTAGAAGAGAAAAATTTATCTTTCTCATCAGACTATGGAAAGAAATGGTGTGATGCGGAAGCTCAGGTTAGGTTAGCTGTTGACCAGACGATGGGGAAGATAGATGAAATCATTGAAAGTAAAGCAGCTTGGTTAATTTCTCAGATTTTACCGCCCGGAACGCCTCTATTTATTGCCAATAGTATGCCTGTGCGGGATGTAGAATATTTCTGGAAACCAAATAATTTAGGAGTGCGATCGCACTTTAACCGTGGTGCAAATGGCATCGATGGCACATTATCCACAGCTTTAGGAATTGCCCATCGCCAGCAAAGTAGTGTGATGTTAACGGGAGATTTAGCGCTGTTACATGACACCAATGGTTTTTTAATCCGCAATAAATTTGTTGGACATCTGACGATTGTGTTAATTAATAACAATGGCGGTGGAATTTTTGAAATGTTACCCATCGCCAAATTTGACCCACCATTTGAAGAGTTTTTTGGCACTCCCCAGGATATTGATTTTGCTCAGTTGTGCGCTACTTATAATGTGCAGCATGAATTGATTACTTCTTGGCAGCAGTTGCAGCAAAGATTAAACCCGCTTCCAGCTACAGGAATTCGGGTTTTAGAGTTGCGGACAAATCGTAAACATGATGCTAAGTGGCGACAGGATAATTTGAGAAAGTTCGCCACAGATTGA
- the folB gene encoding dihydroneopterin aldolase: MDCIHLTGIRGYGYTGYLPEEQVLGQWFEVDVRLWLDISIAAKTDAIEDTLDYRSVISLIQHLVKTSKFALVEKLVATIADSILQECDRVTKVQVILSKPAAPIPDFSGKISIELTKTKSNL, from the coding sequence ATGGACTGCATTCATTTAACGGGAATTCGCGGCTATGGCTACACTGGGTATCTACCAGAAGAACAGGTTCTAGGACAATGGTTTGAGGTGGATGTGAGGTTATGGTTGGATATCTCCATAGCGGCCAAGACTGACGCGATTGAAGACACTTTAGATTATCGCAGCGTCATTAGCTTGATACAACATCTGGTCAAAACGTCTAAATTTGCTTTGGTGGAGAAATTGGTAGCAACGATCGCAGATTCTATTCTCCAAGAATGCGATCGTGTAACAAAAGTCCAAGTCATTCTGAGCAAACCTGCTGCACCTATTCCAGACTTTAGTGGCAAAATTAGCATTGAACTTACTAAAACTAAGTCCAATCTATAA
- a CDS encoding diguanylate cyclase domain-containing protein: protein MFARKILVVEDEKFIASNIRKSLQKLGYSVSQITKSGEEVIKKVAETHPHLVLIDICLAGEIDGIHVADIIQNQFHLPVVYLTDCSEYKTLHNNHLSEPFSYIVKPFIESDLHFTIEMALYKHQSKKILYEEKQRLGAIINSMGCAVIVTYTNGCIQMMNPRAELITGWKQSEVFGKDLVEIVSLVDKDIGEKIENLATDVIEAGEILNLPENCILITKDGKEIAIGDNIAPIRDRNGNITGTVLVFQDITKRKETEAQLMRNAFYDGLTALPNRVLFLDRLRQTIERSKRRSDYYFAVLFLDLDGFKEINDRFGHGIGDDFLVAIARRLESCLRGGDTVARFGGDEFTVLLEDIKDITDATNVAKRIQEALRSPLHLNGYELFTTASIGIAWNFSSYEEPATLLRDADIAMYRAKRQGKATYAIFS from the coding sequence ATGTTCGCCCGCAAAATCCTAGTTGTTGAGGATGAAAAATTCATAGCCTCAAATATTAGAAAAAGCTTGCAAAAATTAGGTTATTCGGTTTCACAAATAACTAAGTCTGGTGAAGAGGTAATAAAAAAGGTAGCAGAAACTCATCCACATTTAGTATTGATTGATATTTGCCTAGCTGGTGAAATTGATGGCATACACGTAGCAGATATTATCCAGAATCAGTTCCATTTGCCTGTAGTATATCTAACAGATTGTTCGGAATATAAAACATTACATAATAATCATCTAAGTGAACCTTTTAGCTATATTGTCAAACCATTTATTGAAAGTGATTTACATTTCACCATTGAAATGGCTTTGTACAAACATCAAAGCAAAAAGATATTATATGAAGAAAAACAGAGGCTAGGGGCAATTATTAACAGCATGGGTTGTGCGGTGATTGTGACTTATACAAATGGTTGTATTCAAATGATGAATCCCAGAGCGGAACTCATCACTGGCTGGAAGCAAAGTGAAGTCTTCGGCAAAGATTTGGTAGAAATTGTTAGCTTAGTGGACAAAGATATAGGAGAAAAAATTGAAAATTTAGCCACAGATGTAATCGAAGCAGGTGAAATTTTGAATCTACCAGAAAACTGCATACTGATTACCAAAGATGGCAAAGAAATAGCGATTGGAGATAATATTGCACCCATCCGCGATCGCAATGGCAATATTACTGGTACGGTTTTAGTTTTTCAGGACATCACCAAACGCAAGGAGACAGAGGCGCAACTAATGCGTAATGCCTTTTATGATGGGCTGACAGCATTACCGAATCGTGTTTTATTTTTAGATCGGCTCAGACAAACAATTGAACGTAGCAAACGCAGAAGCGATTATTATTTTGCAGTTTTATTTTTGGATTTAGATGGCTTCAAGGAGATTAACGATCGCTTTGGGCATGGAATAGGGGATGATTTTTTAGTAGCGATCGCTAGACGTTTAGAGTCATGTTTACGCGGTGGCGACACGGTAGCGCGATTTGGTGGTGATGAGTTTACAGTTCTTTTAGAGGATATTAAAGACATTACCGACGCTACCAATGTTGCTAAACGGATTCAAGAAGCTTTGCGATCGCCACTGCATCTGAATGGATATGAATTATTTACTACAGCGAGTATTGGTATTGCTTGGAATTTTAGTAGTTATGAGGAACCTGCAACTCTGCTACGGGATGCTGATATTGCGATGTACCGAGCTAAACGGCAGGGAAAAGCTACTTATGCCATATTTAGTTAA
- a CDS encoding sugar O-acetyltransferase → MEKTEKQKMLAGELYLAADPELAAESKRASRLLRRYNSTTEEHQEQRQQILQELFGKIGDNVSIVPPFHCDYGSNIFAGDKFYMNYGCVILDCNTVHIGDNVLCAPYVQIYTAHHPTEPEIRLSGRELAAPINIGNNVWIGGSAIICPGVTIGDNTTIGAGSVVVKDIPENVVAAGNPCRVIRYLS, encoded by the coding sequence ATGGAAAAAACCGAAAAACAGAAAATGCTCGCAGGTGAATTATATCTGGCGGCAGATCCAGAATTGGCTGCCGAAAGTAAGCGAGCTAGTCGTCTATTGCGAAGGTACAATTCTACAACTGAAGAACATCAAGAGCAACGGCAGCAAATTTTGCAAGAGTTATTTGGAAAGATCGGTGACAACGTATCAATTGTGCCACCCTTTCACTGTGACTATGGTAGTAATATTTTTGCTGGCGACAAATTTTATATGAACTATGGCTGTGTAATTTTAGACTGTAATACTGTTCATATTGGTGACAATGTATTATGCGCTCCTTATGTACAAATTTATACAGCTCATCATCCTACAGAGCCAGAAATTCGCCTTTCTGGTAGAGAATTAGCTGCCCCAATTAACATTGGTAACAATGTCTGGATTGGTGGCAGTGCAATTATTTGTCCAGGTGTCACTATTGGGGATAACACAACCATTGGTGCTGGCAGTGTAGTTGTCAAAGACATACCTGAGAATGTTGTCGCTGCTGGTAATCCCTGCCGCGTCATTCGGTATTTATCCTAG
- a CDS encoding calcium-binding protein gives MPNVEADESREHRIKTEIIVDAEDKEDRAMGWYYYLEETLNFPFVAKWTKKGRKSGSSSTEEKEVEVLGMAPDDECLKDMFVEVAYINGKDEDVYSAKLSEIVAIDADSETQEAIADWLYWIARGYKF, from the coding sequence ATGCCTAATGTTGAAGCCGACGAAAGCCGAGAGCATCGCATTAAAACAGAGATCATTGTAGATGCTGAAGATAAAGAAGACCGAGCTATGGGTTGGTATTACTACCTTGAAGAGACTCTGAATTTTCCCTTTGTGGCTAAATGGACTAAGAAGGGACGCAAATCAGGCTCTAGCTCTACTGAGGAGAAAGAAGTTGAAGTGCTGGGAATGGCCCCAGATGATGAGTGTTTAAAAGATATGTTTGTCGAAGTGGCTTATATTAATGGTAAAGATGAAGATGTATATTCAGCAAAGTTATCTGAAATAGTAGCCATTGATGCTGATAGCGAAACTCAAGAAGCGATCGCAGACTGGCTCTATTGGATTGCTAGAGGGTACAAGTTTTAA